In Serinicoccus marinus DSM 15273, the genomic stretch ACGTCAAGCAGGACATCGAGCAGGTCAAGGGGCAGCCCAGTCATGAGCGCCACACCGCATGAGAACCCCGACAGCGACAACACCCAGGACGAGGCCAGCAGCGACCCGGCACAGATCGAGGCCGACATCGCCCGGCACCGGCAGGAGCTCGGCGACACCGTCGACGAGCTCACCGAACGCCTGGACGTGAAGAAGCAAGCCCGGGACAAGGTCCAGTCGATCAAGACCCGCGCCGACGCCGGGCTGGGTGAGGTTAAGACCAGGTTGAACAGTGATGACCACCGGGACGTGCTCAGCGTGCTGGCCCCCGCGCTCGGTGCCGTGGCCGCAGTGGTGCTGATCATCGGGGTCGCCCGGCGGGTGCGGCGGTGAGCTCCAGGGCAGCAGAACGCAGGGCCGCGCAGGCGGACGCCCCGGAGCCCGAGCGGGAGGACAAGCCGGACACGCCCGCGGAGATGACCGGGCCGGCGTGGAAGTACACCGCGGTCAAGGCGTTCCGGGAGTTCCTGGACGATGAGTGCACCGACCTCGCGGCCGCGCTGACCTACTACGCCGTGTTGGCCATCTTCCCGGCGCTCATCGCGATCTTCTCGCTGCTGGGGCTGGTCGGGCAGAGCCAGCAGGTGGTCAGCGCGGTGATGCCCGTGCTGAGCAGCGTGCTGGGCGAGTCCGGGTCCTCGACCCTCGAGCCGGTGGTGCAGTCGTTGGCCACCTCCCCGGGTGCCGGGCTCGCCCTGGTCATCGGTCTGGCGACCGCGCTGTGGTCGGCCTCGGGCTACGTCACCGCGTTCAGCCGGGCGATGAACCGGGTCTATGAGATCGAGGAGGGTCGGCCGGTGTGGAAGCTGCGCCCGGTCATGCTCCTGATCACCCTGGTCATGGTGCTCATGGTGGTGCTCATCGCCCTCATGCTCATCGTGTCCGGTCCGGTGGCGACGGCGCTCGGCGAGGCGATCGGCCTGGGGTCGACCGTGGTCACCGTGTGGCAGGTCGCCAAGTGGCCAGTCGTGCTGGTCCTGGTCATGCTGCTCGTGGCGCTGCTGTACTACAGCACGCCTAACGTGAAGCAGCCGAAGTTCCGGTGGCTGAGCATCGGGGCCGCGTTCGCGATCCTGGTCTGGGTCCTCATCTCGGTCGCGTTCGGCTTCTACATCGCCAACTTCTCCAGCTACGGCGCGACCTACGGCTCGTTCGCCGGGGTGATCATCTTCCTGCTCTACCTGTGGATCACCAACCTCGCGCTGCTGCTCGGGGCGGAGGTCGACGCCGAGCTGGAGCGCTCACGCCAGCTCATCGCCGGCATCGAGGCCGAGGAGGACATCCAGCTGCCTCCCCGCGACGACGCAAAGATCGTCGCGAGCGAGGAGAAGGAGCAGGCGGACCAGGACAAGGCCCGCGCGCTGCGCCGCAGCGGCG encodes the following:
- a CDS encoding DUF3618 domain-containing protein; this encodes MSATPHENPDSDNTQDEASSDPAQIEADIARHRQELGDTVDELTERLDVKKQARDKVQSIKTRADAGLGEVKTRLNSDDHRDVLSVLAPALGAVAAVVLIIGVARRVRR
- a CDS encoding YihY/virulence factor BrkB family protein, whose translation is MSSRAAERRAAQADAPEPEREDKPDTPAEMTGPAWKYTAVKAFREFLDDECTDLAAALTYYAVLAIFPALIAIFSLLGLVGQSQQVVSAVMPVLSSVLGESGSSTLEPVVQSLATSPGAGLALVIGLATALWSASGYVTAFSRAMNRVYEIEEGRPVWKLRPVMLLITLVMVLMVVLIALMLIVSGPVATALGEAIGLGSTVVTVWQVAKWPVVLVLVMLLVALLYYSTPNVKQPKFRWLSIGAAFAILVWVLISVAFGFYIANFSSYGATYGSFAGVIIFLLYLWITNLALLLGAEVDAELERSRQLIAGIEAEEDIQLPPRDDAKIVASEEKEQADQDKARALRRSGGDTTDPDQTR